Proteins co-encoded in one Echeneis naucrates chromosome 22, fEcheNa1.1, whole genome shotgun sequence genomic window:
- the lamtor3 gene encoding ragulator complex protein LAMTOR3 isoform X2, which produces MADDMKRYLYKQLQSVEGLHAIVVTDRDGVPVIKDQGSKLGLSKNKSIICYYNTYQIIQFNRLPLVISFIASSSANTGIIMSLEKELAPLIEELRQVVEVT; this is translated from the exons ATGGCAGAT GACATGAAGAGATATCTGTACAAACAGCTGCAAAG TGTTGAAGGTCTTCATGCTATTGTAgtaacagacagagatggagtcCCAGTTATCAAAG ATCAGGGGAGTAAGCTGGGGCTGTCTAAGAACAAGAGCATCATCTGCTACTACAACACCTACCAG ATAATCCAGTTCAACCGGTTGCCCCTGGTTATCAGCTTTATCGCCAGTAGCAGTGCCAACACAG GCATCATCATGAGTCTGGAGAAGGAGCTGGCTCCACTAATAGAAGAATTGAGGCAGGTGGTGGAGGTGACTTAA
- the dapp1 gene encoding dual adapter for phosphotyrosine and 3-phosphotyrosine and 3-phosphoinositide: MSLYSSVSAEDPCDELETLGWYHYDLSRHAAEALLLSNGTDGSYLLRNSNEGPGYFALSVRAKDSVKHFHVTRKDKSYMFGFNQFMTLQDFVNHFANQPLLGSDTGTLIVLKCPYPWRVEEPSIYESVRVHTAIQTGRTENDLVANAPSLGTKEGYLVKQGAFVKSWKQRWFTLNRYELKYFKDNMCEEPIRTLDLRACSAVQFDYSQDRVNCFCLVFPERTFYLCAKTGVEADEWIKLLRWKLSQIRKNK; the protein is encoded by the exons ATGAGTCTTTACAGTTCTGTGTCTGCTGAGGACCCGTGTGACGAGCTGGAGACTCTGGG GTGGTACCACTATGACCTCTCCCGCCATGCTGCCGAGGCCCTGCTCTTATCCAATGGGACTGATGGGAGTTATCTCCTAAGAAACAGTAATGAAGGACCAGGCTACTTTGCACTTTCTGTCAG GGCCAAGGATTCGGTGAAGCATTTTCATGTGACACGCAAAGACAAAAGCTACATGTTTGGGTTTAACCAGTTCATGACCCTTCAAGACTTTGTCAACCACTTTGCTAACCAACCTCTGCTTGGCAGTGACACAG GAACCCTGATTGTGCTGAAGTGTCCTTACCCATGGCGTGTGGAGGAGCCATCCATCTATGAGTCTGTTCGAGTTCACACAGCCATACAGACAGGCCGCACAGAGAACGATCTGGTGGCAAATGCACCATCG CTGGGGACAAAGGAGGGCTATCTGGTGAAACAAGGAGCATTTGTGAAG AGCTGGAAACAGAGGTGGTTCACCCTCAACAGATATGAGCTCAAATACTTTAAAGACAACATG TGTGAGGAGCCCATTCGGACCCTGGACCTTAGAGCCTGCTCTGCAGTTCAGTTTGACTACTCTCAGGACCGAGTCAACTGCTTCTG CCTTGTGTTTCCTGAGAGGACGTTCTATCTTTGTGCGAAAACAGGTGTAGAGGCAGATGAGTGGATCAAGCTCCTGAGGTGGAAACTG TCCCAgataaggaaaaataaatga
- the lamtor3 gene encoding ragulator complex protein LAMTOR3 isoform X1 produces MADDMKRYLYKQLQSVEGLHAIVVTDRDGVPVIKVANDNAPVHALRPGFLSTFALATDQGSKLGLSKNKSIICYYNTYQIIQFNRLPLVISFIASSSANTGIIMSLEKELAPLIEELRQVVEVT; encoded by the exons ATGGCAGAT GACATGAAGAGATATCTGTACAAACAGCTGCAAAG TGTTGAAGGTCTTCATGCTATTGTAgtaacagacagagatggagtcCCAGTTATCAAAG TTGCCAATGACAATGCTCCAGTCCATGCTCTGAGACCCGGCTTCCTGTCCACGTTTGCTTTGGCCACAGATCAGGGGAGTAAGCTGGGGCTGTCTAAGAACAAGAGCATCATCTGCTACTACAACACCTACCAG ATAATCCAGTTCAACCGGTTGCCCCTGGTTATCAGCTTTATCGCCAGTAGCAGTGCCAACACAG GCATCATCATGAGTCTGGAGAAGGAGCTGGCTCCACTAATAGAAGAATTGAGGCAGGTGGTGGAGGTGACTTAA